Part of the Nanoarchaeota archaeon genome, GTATGTCGCCTTCTGCAAGTTCGCTGTAAATCTTATCTGTGATAAACGGCACAATCGGCGCAAGCAATTTCATTGATTCGAAAAGTACGTGATGCAGCGTGTAAAGCGCGGCGTTTCTTTCTTTTTCAGTATATGCGCCCTTTTCATTATACGCGCGATTCTTAACCATCTCAAGATAATGTGATGAAAATATTTCCCAGACAAAGTTCTTGATTCGCATCGCAGGATTATGAAAGTCGTATTCTTCATAGCTCTTTTTTGTAGATTCGATTAGCGCGTTAAGTTCGCCCAAAATCCAGTAATCAATAGGCTGCAGCTCGGAATCTTTCAATTTTGCTTTTGGAAATGACGAAATGAAGCGGCTCGCATTCCAGAGCTTTATCAGGAATTTGTTTCCGGATTCTATCCGCGGAAACGAGCACATGATGTCTGTGGAGTGGATGTTGCCTTCAAGCGCGCACCACAGCCTGAATGACTCTGCGCCGTATTTCTCAATGACTTCCTGCGGGTTTATGACATTGCCAAGGGATTTTGACATTTTATTGCCTTTCTCATCAGTTACGTGGTAATGTATCCATACATCGCGGAAAATTGGCTCGCCTAAAAGCTGGTGGCATCGCAGAAGTGTGTAATATAGCCATGTTCGGACAATTTCGCGTCCCTGCGGCCTGATTGTGACTGGCTTGTACTTTGCGAAAAACTTCGGCTTGTCGGTATAGTGCATGATGTAAAGCGGCGAGATTGAGGAGTCAAACCACGTGTCAAAGACGCGCGTCTCCCCAGCAAATTCCTTTGAATCGCATTTGGGGTTAGGGCACTTTTGTACCGGAGCAGCGTCCTTCCACGGCCGGTAATACGGGCCCTTTTCAGGCACAATAGTTTCTCCGCATTTTTTGCAATACCAGAGCGGGATTTCAGTAGCATAATACCTGCGCCTTGACACTGCCCAGTCCATTGAGATAGCGTCAATCCAGTCAAGCAGAATCTGCCTGCTTTGAGGGGCATAAAAATTGAGTTTCATAGCGATTTTTCGCATGTCTTCCTTGAACTCAAGCTGGCGGATGTATATTTCTTTCATCGCCACGAATTCTATCGGCGTCTTTGAGCGCTCGCAAATCGGCGTCCTGTGGCTTGAATTTATCTGCTTTTCAATCAGGTTTTTTGCCTGCATTTCCTCAATTATTTTTTTGCGCGCCTCCTTCACTTTCAGCCCTGCGAGAAAGCCAGCGTTTTCATTCATTTTGCCGTCAATGCCTATAGAATATATCGGCTCAAGCTTTTCATCGCGAAAAAATCTTATGTCGTTGGAATCGCCGAAAGAGCACATCATAACAAGCCCGCTTCCTGCATCAAGTTTCGCATACGGGTGAGCTTTTATCGGCACTTCTTTTCCATAAATCGGCGTTATTGCGGTCTTGCCAACAAGGTCTTTGTAGCGCGCATCCTCCGGGTTGAAAATAACCATCGCGCACGAGCAGATTAATTCGGGTCGCGTGGTTGCGATTATTATCTCCTCTCCGGTTTCCTTGACTTTGAATTTCACATAATTAAAAGTTATTTCCTCTTCCTTGTAGTCGATTTCTGAGTCCGCTATTGTTGTCCTGCATTGCGGGCAGTAGTTGTTGACTTTTTTGTCCTCGTATACAAGACCCTTTTTCCAGATGTCGATAAATGTCGCCTGTGTAAGCGCGCGGTATTCCGGCGAATCCGTATAATATACGTCGCCGATATTGTTTCGAGCTTTGCTCGAAAGCTTCGAGCCATCGGCGAGATGATTTCCGAGTTCCCATGAGCAGAACGAATGCCCGAGTTTGTAGAATGTATCAACTGATGCCATGCTGAACTCTTCGAGAAGCTTTTCGCAGTATTCTATGAATTTTTCGCGGCCGACAACAGTTGGAATCACGTTGAATTTCTTTTCTGCCGCCACTTCTATCGGAAGTCCGTTGCGGTCAAGCCCTAGCGGAAATATGACCTCGTGTCCGGTCATGCGTTTAAAACGCGCGAACATATCCATCAGCGTGTAAACTGTTGCGTGGCCTATGTGCACCGGTGCGTTGATGTATGGCGGCGGCGTGTCTATTGAGAAAACCGGCTTTTTGGTGTTTTCGTTGAAAGCGTAGCGCTTTGTCTCTCGCCATTTCTTTCGAATAGGCTCTTCCATTTCCTTTGACCATGTCTTCTCTTTCAGAGGCATAAAATTCACAGAACAAATATAGAATCAATCTGCAAATTATTGATGGGAAAATGATTTAAAGCTATAAAAGCGGATTCCCCCCTCAATTCGCGAGCTATTAATGTTTGATTATTCCGTATTCAGTGATTACCTATATATACATAATCAAACAAAATAAAAATCATGTCTGATTTTGTCAAAGTTCTCGCGGCAGGCGTAACGCTCATCATTTTCGCGCTCCTTATATCCGGCTCTTCTATGTTTGAAGAAGAGGGAATTGCTTCTAACAACATAACTTTGTTCTCCCAAAATATTGTCGGGCAAATCGGTTCTGTGCAGGAGACTTTCAGGCGCATTTCTTTTGGCTCGTTTTCAGTCGGGCAGACTCTAGGTGAAGAAACCACAAACAATCTAAGCGACGCAATAATAGAAAATGGATGGTTCAGGGAGCATTCCGAGTCATTCCAGTTTTCGGGAAGCGGCGCGGTTGGCGCGTATATGACATTTACAGTAGCTGATATGAACAAGTACGGCAGCCTTCAGATTTATTTTAACGACAGAAAAGTTTATGATAACATCACTGCAAAGGGAGATTACCGAATTCAGATAACTTTACCGGAAGCGACAAACACTATTGAGATAAAAGCGACATCATCTGCTGAGAAATTCTGGGCTCCGACAACGTACATTCTAAAAGACATAAAGCTTGTTGTGAAGCGATATGGTGAGCAGGAGTACGTAGTGCCGTTTACAGTTTATGATTATGAAGCTGTCGGATGGAGCACAGGCCGCCTCTTATTCGGAGTTGACGATGCGACAATTGCTGGCGATCTTGCAGTCAATGTGAATGGGCAGGAAGTGTACCGCGACAGGCCTATTTCAAGGAGCACAATACACCAAAAGGATTTCACGCGCGAAAAAGCCCAGATACATGCAGGCGAAAATACACTTCGTTTCAGGACTGAGAAAGATGCAACATACGATTTGTCAAATGTCGAGCTTTTGATGTTCTTCTTTACCGGAAGCGAAAGCGTTACAAAGAAAATCTATTTCAGCATGGGCGACGGCCAGCTCGCCCTCTACAAGGCGCAAAATTCGACAGGCAGGATAACATTTGATGTTGACGCGGTTTATCTTGACCGCGGAATCACAGTTATGGTCAACAACAAGCCGATTGAGCTGTCAAAAGTTGAAAGCGAAGGAGGCTTCAAAGAGAATTATGTCAATTTCGACCTCAAGGACCTGCGCTCCGGAAGAAACACAATAGAATTCAAGACGCGCGGCTCGTACAGCTTATCAAATATAAGGGTGCTTTCAATCGTGCCTGTGGATGAAAACGATCCGTAGGCAGTATAAATATGATTAATTAAGTTTTTGCGTCTTCTTTAAGTGCTTCTTTCATCTTCAGCGCGTCTTCTTCAAGTTTCGGGCTTTCGCATATGATTGTCATATCCAGCTTGCGCCGCAGAATTTCGCGCGCCAATGACGCAAATTGCGGGTTTCCGATAGGTTCGTGGCTGCGCTCGTTTCCCTTGCCTTCTGAAACAATCGAGTAATTGATGCCCGAGAAATGGCAGTGAAGATGAGGAGTGAAAACGCGGCAGAGCGTAGTATCCGCGATTGAATGACGATGAGGAGCGACATCGCGATAAGTCGTCGCATCCGCGATGGAGCGACGATGTTTGTATTCTTTCGCTGCGTCAAGCACTTTTCCGTAATCTATATGCCCTGCCTGCCTTGCGTAGATGTGCGCGAAATCGATAACTGGCGCGCATTCTTTTATGTCTCTGCACAGCTCAATTATTTCATCAAGCGTGCCGAATTGGCTCGACTTTCCGCTTGTCTCAAGGCCAAGAATTATGTTCCAGCTTTCTTTTCTGATTTTTTCAGCAAGTTCGATGCATGCGTCGCGTATCATCCCGATTGAAGCCGCAGCATTTTTCCCGTAAAATCCCGCATGCACCACAACTATTTTCGCGCCCATTGCTTCGCCGCGCTCGAGCGAATCAAGAACGCGCTGTTTGCTTTCTGCAATTGTCTGCGCTTTTTCGCTTGCAAGATTGATGAAATACGGCGCGTGCACCGAAAGGTCGATTCCGTGCTCAATTGCCGCAGTGCCGACTTTTTTTGCGGTTTCATTCGACATATGGACGCCGCGCACGAATTCGACTTCCAACGCCTTGAGACCGAGTTCTCGGACGCGTGAGATTCCGGAAATAGTGTCGCGTTTTGTTGCAGAGATTGGAACTCCGGCAGTGCCGAATTTTACTGTCGCGCCCATGGGAAAGAATTGGATGGCTTAGAATAAATAGCCGTCGCCTAAATCCTGCGCTACAGAAGTTTTTTATAGTAAAGAGGCATTACTTCGCGGTCAACTGTGAATTTATACATCGTGCTATTGCTTGTGTTTCGGTACTCTTTTTTTAAGTCAGGCAGTACGCCCATATAGTATAATAAAGGTAGGTTGACTTGCGATATTAAATTTGGAAAAGAAACTTTTGCGGCCATAGCTATACGATCCGATGATGTGTATTCAGTTTCATGGCCGTGTTTGTATATGCACTTAAGGATACTCAATTGCCTTTGTGATACATTTCCTGTGAAAAGCTTCCATATGCGCTGAAAGCTATCTTCACCCGCATTCAGTTGCTTTGCAATCTCTTTGAGATCTATGTCCTCCATACGTGTAAGGATATCATCGCGCTTTTCAGGAGTCATTTTTTCTACATTATATGTTTCCAAAAGATATTTTTTAAATTTTTCATCAAGTACGTTTTTCATAATCTGTGCTTCGAATTAAATATTTAATAATGTTTTGATTTGCCAATATCTGGATTTCGCAACTCTTTTAAAACTAATTGTTTATATTATTTATCTATGCCACAAAAGCGCGACTATTACGAAGTTCTGGGCGTCAAACGCGGCGCAACAGATGAGGAGATAAAGAAAGCATACCGCATACACGCAAGAAAATTTCACCCGGATGTAAATCCCGGAAACAAGACTGCTGAAGAGAGTTTCA contains:
- a CDS encoding valine--tRNA ligase; the protein is MPLKEKTWSKEMEEPIRKKWRETKRYAFNENTKKPVFSIDTPPPYINAPVHIGHATVYTLMDMFARFKRMTGHEVIFPLGLDRNGLPIEVAAEKKFNVIPTVVGREKFIEYCEKLLEEFSMASVDTFYKLGHSFCSWELGNHLADGSKLSSKARNNIGDVYYTDSPEYRALTQATFIDIWKKGLVYEDKKVNNYCPQCRTTIADSEIDYKEEEITFNYVKFKVKETGEEIIIATTRPELICSCAMVIFNPEDARYKDLVGKTAITPIYGKEVPIKAHPYAKLDAGSGLVMMCSFGDSNDIRFFRDEKLEPIYSIGIDGKMNENAGFLAGLKVKEARKKIIEEMQAKNLIEKQINSSHRTPICERSKTPIEFVAMKEIYIRQLEFKEDMRKIAMKLNFYAPQSRQILLDWIDAISMDWAVSRRRYYATEIPLWYCKKCGETIVPEKGPYYRPWKDAAPVQKCPNPKCDSKEFAGETRVFDTWFDSSISPLYIMHYTDKPKFFAKYKPVTIRPQGREIVRTWLYYTLLRCHQLLGEPIFRDVWIHYHVTDEKGNKMSKSLGNVINPQEVIEKYGAESFRLWCALEGNIHSTDIMCSFPRIESGNKFLIKLWNASRFISSFPKAKLKDSELQPIDYWILGELNALIESTKKSYEEYDFHNPAMRIKNFVWEIFSSHYLEMVKNRAYNEKGAYTEKERNAALYTLHHVLFESMKLLAPIVPFITDKIYSELAEGDIHAEKFPEPTKAATQVSFSTADIIELNSAIWKAKKDAGQSLKAEVKELTMPEKFKPIERDLVQMHSVKKVVYDKEIKVII
- a CDS encoding TIM barrel protein, producing MGATVKFGTAGVPISATKRDTISGISRVRELGLKALEVEFVRGVHMSNETAKKVGTAAIEHGIDLSVHAPYFINLASEKAQTIAESKQRVLDSLERGEAMGAKIVVVHAGFYGKNAAASIGMIRDACIELAEKIRKESWNIILGLETSGKSSQFGTLDEIIELCRDIKECAPVIDFAHIYARQAGHIDYGKVLDAAKEYKHRRSIADATTYRDVAPHRHSIADTTLCRVFTPHLHCHFSGINYSIVSEGKGNERSHEPIGNPQFASLAREILRRKLDMTIICESPKLEEDALKMKEALKEDAKT